Proteins encoded within one genomic window of Dermatophilus congolensis:
- a CDS encoding septal ring lytic transglycosylase RlpA family protein, with protein MPTTLYLLMAAAIAVSPLTSAQPAPTTNRPAVIKPATSTKTTKTTKTKKKITTNTKKETTAATGPATTCRASFYDEDQMTASGERFNPNALTAAHKTLPLGSKLRVTNPSTGATVTVRINDRGPYIGGRCLDLSAAAFSKIANPSAGTALIRMQPVK; from the coding sequence ATGCCTACCACCCTGTACCTACTCATGGCCGCAGCCATCGCAGTCTCCCCACTGACCTCAGCCCAACCCGCCCCCACAACCAACCGGCCCGCCGTCATCAAACCGGCCACCAGCACCAAAACCACAAAAACAACAAAAACCAAGAAAAAAATCACCACCAACACAAAAAAGGAAACCACCGCCGCCACCGGACCCGCCACCACCTGCCGGGCCTCCTTCTACGACGAAGACCAAATGACCGCCAGCGGTGAACGGTTCAACCCCAACGCCCTCACCGCCGCCCACAAAACCCTTCCCCTGGGCTCCAAGCTGCGCGTCACCAACCCCTCCACCGGCGCAACAGTCACCGTCCGCATCAATGACCGCGGCCCCTACATCGGTGGACGCTGCCTCGACCTATCCGCCGCCGCATTCAGCAAAATCGCGAACCCATCAGCAGGCACCGCCCTCATCCGGATGCAGCCAGTCAAATAA